In a single window of the Bacteroidota bacterium genome:
- a CDS encoding S41 family peptidase yields MNKKQFSRLSFMLFFFWMALMLNAQNNNFEISKNLDIFTTLFKELNVNYVDDISAGDLMESGIEAMLEDLDPYTVYIPESRVEDYKLITTGQYGGIGSLIHKQGDYVVISEPYENYPAQKSGLKAGDMITAINGESAKGKNSDEVSEILKGQPGTSISITIQRPGEEETRTFDIAREKITIDNIPYFGIVDENIGYIKLTGFTQTAGNDVRKALQELEQSQELKGLILDLRGNGGGLLQEAVNVTNIFIDKGELVVSTKGKLPDKNQEHRTRFAPVDKDIPLVVLVNRASASASEIVAGAIQDLDRGVIIGQRTFGKGLVQNVIPLSYNSQAKITVAKYYIPSGRCIQAIDYSHKDGNGDYGKIPDSLINEFKTANGRLVYDGGGIVPDVKLKAQKFTDIANSLYTKFIIFNFATEYASRHPEIENPENYELSDAVFDEFREYIKDKDYEYTTASEKLLTDLKKAAEKDNYFDAIKEQYEELEAALKHNKDEDLLTHRDQVEELLRVEIVSRYYYQKGKIISALKNDPELSEAVAVLKDQAKYKSILDGTFKPEDIALDNEEE; encoded by the coding sequence ATGAATAAGAAACAATTTTCCAGGTTATCCTTTATGCTGTTTTTCTTTTGGATGGCCTTAATGCTTAATGCGCAGAACAACAACTTTGAAATATCCAAAAACCTTGACATATTCACCACACTTTTCAAAGAGCTGAACGTCAACTATGTTGACGATATTTCAGCCGGAGATTTAATGGAAAGCGGCATAGAGGCCATGTTGGAAGATCTGGATCCTTATACAGTTTATATTCCCGAATCCAGGGTTGAGGATTACAAGCTAATTACAACAGGGCAATACGGAGGAATAGGCTCCCTGATCCACAAGCAGGGTGATTACGTTGTAATTTCAGAGCCCTATGAAAACTACCCTGCTCAGAAATCAGGATTAAAGGCCGGGGATATGATCACAGCCATCAACGGTGAGTCAGCCAAGGGAAAGAATTCTGATGAGGTGAGTGAAATCCTGAAAGGGCAACCAGGAACATCTATATCTATTACTATTCAGCGACCGGGCGAAGAAGAAACGAGGACTTTTGATATTGCCAGAGAAAAAATCACCATTGATAACATTCCATATTTCGGGATTGTGGATGAGAATATCGGATACATCAAGCTCACCGGCTTCACGCAAACTGCAGGCAATGATGTAAGAAAGGCATTACAGGAGCTTGAGCAATCACAGGAATTGAAGGGACTTATTCTTGATCTGAGGGGTAATGGCGGGGGTTTATTGCAGGAAGCGGTTAATGTGACCAATATTTTCATTGATAAAGGAGAACTTGTTGTAAGCACGAAAGGTAAGCTACCCGATAAAAACCAGGAGCATCGTACACGTTTCGCACCGGTAGACAAGGATATCCCGTTGGTTGTTTTGGTTAACCGGGCCAGTGCTTCCGCTTCAGAAATTGTTGCAGGAGCCATTCAGGATCTCGACCGAGGGGTGATCATAGGGCAGCGTACTTTCGGAAAGGGATTGGTGCAAAATGTGATACCACTCAGCTATAATTCTCAGGCAAAGATAACCGTTGCGAAGTATTACATCCCAAGTGGGCGTTGTATTCAGGCCATCGATTACAGTCATAAGGATGGTAACGGTGACTATGGCAAAATTCCCGACTCATTGATCAATGAATTCAAAACCGCCAATGGCCGTCTTGTTTATGATGGAGGGGGGATTGTTCCGGATGTTAAATTGAAAGCACAAAAGTTTACAGATATTGCCAATAGCCTGTATACCAAGTTTATCATCTTTAATTTTGCAACTGAATATGCCTCCAGGCATCCTGAGATAGAAAATCCTGAAAACTATGAACTCAGCGATGCAGTTTTCGACGAATTCAGGGAATATATCAAGGATAAAGATTATGAATATACTACTGCCAGTGAAAAGCTTTTAACAGACCTAAAAAAAGCGGCGGAAAAGGATAACTACTTTGACGCGATCAAGGAGCAATACGAAGAACTGGAAGCAGCGCTGAAGCATAACAAGGATGAAGACCTGCTCACTCATCGGGATCAGGTAGAGGAGTTATTAAGAGTTGAGATTGTCAGCCGCTATTATTACCAGAAAGGTAAAATTATCTCCGCGCTGAAAAACGATCCTGAATTATCAGAAGCCGTGGCAGTATTGAAGGATCAGGCAAAATACAAGTCCATCCTCGACGGCACGTTTAAACCGGAGGATATTGCGCTGGATAACGAAGAAGAATAA
- the rnpA gene encoding ribonuclease P protein component — MLALNSSLPLFNGLRPKAFQSFKKQERLTGKKAIDQIFKTGSTFLHYPFKVIWTTCQNVESRYPARVLIGVSKKYHRRATDRNRIKRRIREAYRKNKSPFYDFLTRREKQCSLVLLYISKETFTFIETEKKISEILIRLQQQIR, encoded by the coding sequence TTGTTAGCCTTAAATTCCTCATTACCATTATTCAATGGCTTACGGCCAAAAGCTTTTCAATCGTTTAAAAAGCAGGAAAGACTGACAGGAAAGAAGGCCATTGATCAGATATTCAAGACTGGCTCTACATTTCTGCACTACCCTTTTAAAGTCATTTGGACAACCTGTCAAAACGTGGAATCGCGTTATCCGGCGAGGGTTCTCATCGGGGTATCGAAGAAATATCACCGGAGAGCAACAGATAGAAACCGGATAAAACGAAGAATTAGAGAAGCCTACAGGAAGAACAAATCACCTTTTTATGATTTTTTAACACGCAGGGAAAAACAATGCTCCTTAGTTTTGCTTTATATCTCAAAAGAAACATTTACTTTTATAGAAACGGAGAAGAAAATATCGGAAATACTTATCCGTTTGCAACAACAGATCAGATAG
- a CDS encoding membrane or secreted protein, translating to MALKLILISVILIGIALLGIAIKMFLKKGGEFKKSCSSVDPATGKRIGCTCGAGDGGSSCENKPHNHHH from the coding sequence ATGGCACTTAAACTCATTCTTATTTCCGTAATACTAATAGGAATCGCACTTCTTGGCATTGCCATAAAAATGTTCCTGAAAAAGGGAGGGGAATTCAAGAAATCCTGTTCCAGTGTTGATCCTGCTACAGGCAAGCGAATTGGGTGTACCTGTGGTGCCGGTGACGGGGGATCATCCTGTGAGAACAAGCCCCATAACCACCATCATTAA
- a CDS encoding RNA methyltransferase yields the protein MLSKGQVSFIRSLRTGKYREEHQSFSAEGPKLAEEILSSNLEIQGIYALESWVVAHPEILRQFQGKLTIISSQELTKISNLTTPNEVIVVAGIPTRDIKKEELCNGISILLDDIRDPGNLGTIIRLADWFGIERIICSKQTVDMYNPKVVQSSMGSITRVNVYYEELREIIESNKGKIRVYSAVMDGRNIYTTDIQDNAFIVIGNESHGISDEIALLSDEKISIPFFRQGAESLNASVAAAIVISEFKRKSYICATNPE from the coding sequence ATGTTATCCAAAGGGCAGGTCAGTTTCATCCGCTCACTCAGGACCGGAAAATACAGGGAAGAGCATCAATCTTTTTCGGCCGAAGGTCCAAAGCTGGCAGAGGAGATTCTCAGCAGCAATCTGGAAATTCAAGGTATCTATGCACTTGAATCCTGGGTAGTTGCGCACCCTGAAATCCTGAGGCAATTTCAAGGCAAGTTGACCATTATCAGCTCTCAGGAACTGACAAAGATCAGTAACCTTACCACGCCCAACGAGGTTATCGTTGTTGCGGGGATTCCAACACGGGACATTAAGAAAGAAGAATTGTGCAATGGCATAAGTATTTTACTCGATGACATTAGGGATCCGGGGAATCTGGGGACCATCATACGATTAGCCGACTGGTTCGGAATTGAAAGGATCATTTGCTCAAAACAAACGGTAGATATGTACAATCCGAAAGTAGTTCAATCTTCGATGGGATCGATAACCAGAGTAAATGTTTATTATGAGGAACTCCGGGAGATTATAGAAAGCAATAAGGGGAAGATAAGGGTTTATTCTGCGGTAATGGACGGCAGAAACATTTATACCACAGATATTCAAGACAATGCGTTCATTGTTATCGGGAATGAATCCCATGGCATTTCTGATGAAATAGCATTGCTATCGGATGAAAAGATTTCAATACCTTTCTTTCGGCAGGGTGCGGAATCTCTGAATGCTTCGGTTGCTGCTGCAATTGTAATTTCCGAGTTCAAAAGGAAAAGTTATATTTGCGCAACAAATCCTGAATGA
- a CDS encoding uroporphyrinogen-III synthase: MKIKNILVSQPKPVDIEKSPYGELTRKYNVNIDFHKFIKIEGIPAKEFRKERINILDHSAVIFTSRNAVDHFFRICKEMRIEVPDTMKYFCISEATAFYLQKYVQYRKRKIFFGKQSIEQLVDLVKKHKEEKFLLPCSEIHKQSISDQLESNNINYQKAIIYKTLANDLSGIPISDYDMLIFFSPSGVKSLFINFPEFKQNSTLIGAFGATTSKAVKDAGLVLNIEAPTKTAPSMTMAIDQYIEKNSKKK; the protein is encoded by the coding sequence ATGAAAATTAAAAATATACTTGTTTCCCAGCCCAAACCGGTAGATATTGAAAAATCGCCATATGGTGAGTTAACAAGGAAATATAATGTCAACATTGACTTTCACAAGTTCATCAAGATAGAAGGCATTCCTGCCAAGGAATTCAGGAAAGAGAGGATTAATATACTGGACCACAGTGCGGTGATTTTCACCAGCCGAAATGCTGTTGATCATTTTTTCAGGATTTGCAAAGAAATGCGCATAGAAGTGCCGGACACCATGAAATACTTCTGTATTTCAGAGGCAACTGCATTTTATCTTCAGAAATACGTACAATACAGAAAAAGAAAGATTTTCTTCGGGAAGCAAAGCATTGAGCAACTGGTAGATTTAGTAAAAAAACACAAGGAAGAGAAGTTCCTCTTGCCATGTTCAGAAATTCACAAGCAGAGCATTTCCGATCAGTTGGAAAGCAACAACATCAATTACCAGAAGGCTATCATTTACAAAACTCTGGCAAATGACCTTTCCGGCATACCTATTAGTGATTATGACATGTTGATCTTCTTCAGTCCATCCGGAGTTAAGTCCCTTTTTATCAATTTTCCTGAATTCAAGCAAAACTCAACACTTATTGGTGCCTTTGGGGCCACCACTTCCAAAGCAGTTAAGGATGCAGGTTTAGTCCTGAACATTGAAGCTCCAACCAAGACCGCTCCATCCATGACCATGGCAATAGACCAATACATTGAGAAAAACAGCAAAAAGAAATAG
- a CDS encoding adenylate kinase gives MMNIILFGPPGSGKGTQSAMIAEKFNLAHISTGDIFRYEIKNQTPLGIKVKTIIEKGELVPDELLIDLLRNAMDKIKDRNGFIFDGFPRTIPQAKDLDILMTEMKSNISGVVALEVDEEEIVGRLLKRAQLEGRSDDTEDVIRNRMSVYREQTEPLLDYYSGKGIVNKVNGVGSIDDIFLTLCDVIEKL, from the coding sequence ATGATGAATATTATTCTGTTTGGTCCTCCCGGTTCAGGAAAAGGGACTCAATCGGCTATGATTGCTGAGAAATTTAATCTGGCGCATATCTCTACAGGGGATATTTTCAGGTATGAGATTAAAAACCAGACCCCGCTTGGGATTAAAGTGAAAACAATAATTGAAAAAGGAGAACTGGTCCCCGATGAACTTCTGATCGATCTGCTCAGGAATGCCATGGATAAAATTAAAGACCGCAATGGATTTATTTTCGACGGATTTCCACGTACCATTCCACAAGCAAAAGATCTCGACATTCTGATGACTGAAATGAAATCAAATATCTCCGGTGTTGTTGCCCTGGAGGTTGATGAAGAAGAAATTGTGGGACGTCTTCTGAAACGTGCTCAGCTTGAGGGCAGAAGCGATGATACAGAAGATGTCATTCGTAACAGGATGTCTGTTTATCGGGAACAAACAGAACCCCTCCTGGATTATTACAGCGGTAAAGGAATTGTTAATAAAGTCAATGGGGTGGGAAGCATTGATGATATCTTCCTCACCCTGTGTGATGTGATTGAAAAGCTCTGA
- a CDS encoding FAD:protein FMN transferase codes for MRNSSILLICIVFVLGSCKPEKKIGFIGEAQGTYYAVTYFDSQGRNLQPELDSLLHSFDLSASLWEPGSVISIINESDSGAEADTVIRQLFRLSNDIAVKTGGSFDYTVGPLVNAWGFGFKKGIDPDSNVIDSLKRFVGYEKISLEKGFLYKSFPGVSVDFNAIAQGYSVDLIGACLESYGIDNYLVDVGGEVLAKGNKPDNEPWIVGIEQPSESAEDERSLQVKLKLHNKAVATSGSYRKFFVRNGVRYSHTIDPQTGYPAFHSLLSVSVVAGNCATADAYATAFMVMGLEKSLDFLKYNNDLEAFFIYSDPEGNFRTEYTPGFEKFLMD; via the coding sequence ATGAGAAACTCCTCTATTTTACTGATATGCATTGTTTTCGTATTGGGTTCATGCAAACCTGAAAAGAAAATCGGATTCATAGGCGAAGCCCAGGGGACTTACTATGCTGTCACCTATTTCGATAGCCAGGGCAGAAACCTCCAACCTGAATTGGATTCCCTGCTCCATTCGTTCGACCTCTCAGCTTCCTTGTGGGAGCCTGGTTCTGTCATATCGATTATTAATGAAAGCGATTCAGGAGCTGAGGCTGATACTGTAATTCGACAACTTTTCCGCCTGTCGAATGACATTGCAGTAAAAACCGGTGGGTCTTTTGATTATACTGTTGGCCCCCTGGTCAATGCCTGGGGTTTTGGATTTAAAAAAGGCATAGACCCCGACAGTAATGTTATTGATAGCCTCAAACGCTTTGTCGGATACGAGAAAATATCCCTCGAAAAGGGATTTCTTTACAAATCTTTTCCGGGTGTCTCCGTTGATTTTAATGCCATCGCCCAGGGATACTCCGTCGACCTCATAGGAGCCTGCCTCGAATCCTATGGTATTGATAACTATCTTGTCGATGTTGGAGGGGAAGTTTTAGCAAAAGGTAATAAACCAGACAATGAACCTTGGATCGTAGGTATTGAACAGCCTTCGGAATCGGCTGAGGATGAGCGATCCTTACAGGTAAAACTGAAGCTTCATAATAAAGCCGTAGCCACCAGCGGTAGCTATAGGAAATTCTTTGTACGCAACGGGGTTCGTTATTCCCATACCATCGACCCACAAACCGGTTACCCCGCTTTTCATTCTCTTTTAAGTGTGTCGGTGGTTGCCGGGAATTGCGCTACAGCAGATGCATACGCTACGGCTTTTATGGTCATGGGTCTGGAGAAATCCCTGGACTTCCTGAAATACAATAACGACCTGGAAGCATTCTTTATTTATTCCGATCCGGAAGGAAATTTCAGAACCGAATATACACCTGGATTTGAAAAATTCCTGATGGATTAA
- a CDS encoding ChaN family lipoprotein translates to MRKTIIPLLILFFALTAFKQDKPAYRIFGPDGKKLKYKDLLEQASKADIILFGELHNNPICHWLQLELTRDLYAEAGSKLILGAEMFETDDQLILDEYLKGIIPSKNFENEAKLWPNYDTDYSPLVDFARDNELSFIATNIPRRYAAVVHRKGFEGLDSLSAEAQKLLPPLPVPYDPELKGYRSMMEMMGGMGGHANANLPKAQAIKDATMAYNIVINMGEGSIFVHYNGTYHSQNYEGIVWYLKQSNPELSILTIASAEQDSIEELQEENHELADFILCIPSGMTKTH, encoded by the coding sequence ATGAGAAAGACTATTATTCCTTTACTGATCCTGTTTTTCGCCCTGACAGCTTTTAAACAGGACAAACCGGCATACCGGATATTCGGGCCTGACGGGAAAAAGCTTAAATATAAAGATCTCCTTGAACAAGCATCCAAAGCGGATATTATACTTTTCGGGGAACTCCACAACAATCCCATTTGTCATTGGTTACAGTTGGAACTTACACGCGACCTCTATGCAGAAGCAGGTTCAAAGCTTATTCTGGGTGCGGAGATGTTTGAGACTGACGATCAGCTCATCCTGGATGAATATTTAAAAGGGATTATTCCATCGAAGAATTTTGAGAACGAAGCCAAGCTCTGGCCGAACTATGATACCGATTATAGTCCTCTTGTTGATTTTGCAAGGGATAATGAATTGAGTTTCATAGCAACCAATATTCCCCGCCGTTATGCTGCAGTAGTACATCGTAAAGGATTTGAAGGTCTTGACAGCCTGAGTGCAGAAGCCCAAAAACTGTTACCTCCCCTTCCTGTACCATACGATCCTGAACTCAAAGGATACCGGTCGATGATGGAGATGATGGGAGGTATGGGAGGGCATGCCAATGCCAACCTACCCAAAGCACAAGCCATTAAAGATGCTACCATGGCGTATAATATTGTGATTAACATGGGTGAGGGCAGCATCTTTGTGCATTATAACGGAACGTACCATTCTCAAAACTATGAAGGTATAGTCTGGTATCTTAAACAAAGCAATCCTGAACTTTCCATTCTTACCATAGCCAGTGCTGAGCAGGATAGCATTGAAGAGCTCCAGGAAGAAAACCATGAACTGGCAGACTTTATCCTCTGCATTCCTTCCGGGATGACAAAAACCCATTGA
- a CDS encoding DUF4271 domain-containing protein: MSMQSSQTAGFLGNHFQHTEPLPLWQSGWEFPDWIFYVILFSLVILGFIQVFYPKRFRLILRAVFTRNSANQLNREGDVFRERIGFGLFIISLLSISTFVFILFWFFTKISLHMSAARLFISISILVFLIWGIKFLITNILGDIFHTRSNAKAIQLSNFLIHIFSGLLMLLFLFPILYVNPERFIYIALIGLLILFIIKIIRGFIIGSSGSGFSLLHLFLYLCTLEILPYILLIKFGLDFMESL, from the coding sequence ATGAGCATGCAAAGTTCACAAACAGCCGGTTTCCTGGGAAATCATTTCCAGCACACAGAACCTTTGCCATTATGGCAAAGTGGGTGGGAATTTCCCGACTGGATTTTCTATGTAATACTTTTTTCCCTTGTTATCCTTGGTTTTATTCAGGTTTTTTACCCTAAGAGGTTCCGCTTGATCCTGAGAGCAGTATTTACCAGGAATTCAGCCAACCAGTTGAACAGGGAAGGAGACGTTTTCAGAGAAAGGATTGGCTTTGGTTTATTCATAATCAGTCTGCTTAGTATCAGCACTTTTGTCTTCATCCTGTTTTGGTTTTTTACCAAAATCTCTTTGCACATGAGTGCTGCGCGTTTATTTATTTCCATAAGCATTCTGGTTTTTTTAATCTGGGGTATAAAATTTCTTATTACCAATATCCTGGGGGATATTTTTCATACGCGCTCCAACGCTAAGGCCATTCAGTTAAGTAATTTTCTCATCCATATTTTTTCCGGTTTGCTAATGCTATTGTTTTTATTTCCCATTCTTTATGTAAATCCGGAGAGATTTATTTACATTGCCCTGATCGGCTTGCTTATTCTATTTATTATCAAGATTATAAGAGGATTTATTATAGGGTCTTCGGGCTCGGGGTTTAGTTTGTTACATTTATTTTTATATCTTTGCACCCTCGAAATTCTGCCATATATTCTGTTAATTAAATTTGGATTGGATTTCATGGAAAGTTTATAG
- a CDS encoding GNAT family N-acetyltransferase, producing MPIRTLNKIFKPQRIAIVGVSSNEQNVGNIALKNLVSGGFNGVVYPINPKYEAVMGIQCYPDIKSLPKAPDLVVICTGAKTVPGIIKECGEAGVLGIIIMSAGFKESGDEGRQLEEQVKAEVRKYPGMRVIGPNCLGIIVPGHKMNVSFAAAMPKKGNVAFISQSGALCTSALDWALEQNVGFSYFVSIGNTMDIGFGDLIDYFGQDPNTKSIVLYIESIAKGREFMTAARAFARKKPIIVYKAGRFPESAKAAASHTGAMASEDNVYDAAFERAGVARVYDIGDIFDFTDLIARRSIPKGSHLAIVTNAGGPGVMATDTLISYGGKLVEFTDETMNKLNAALPPFWSHGNPVDVIGDAPPERLAKATEIVLEDPNVDAVLVILTPQAMTEPTETAHAITKLAEHTTKPIMAAWLGGKSMREGMQVFNAKNIAVYQTPEQAIRAYMTLVRYSRNLEILFQTPKDIPVSFELDRNKVRKEFEKMHFTKEEILSEDISKKLIAAYGIPTTQPIAAHSALEAADIANKIGYPVVIKILSPDITHKSDMGGVALNIKDENTVWITYKNMTESIRSRMPEARIEGVTVQPMFNSKDAIELILGIKKDPIFGTAMLVGMGGTAAELFKDRTLGFPPLNERLARRMLENLKIYPLLKGYRGDKRKNIDKLIEVMIRLSYLAADYPEINELDINPLLVTPEDVIALDARIIIDKDLVGKKLTPYSHLILHPYPEIYVKKFKLNDGSPVLFRPIKPEDEPMWLELLGSCSKESIYSRFRYNFHYDSHEIATQFCYIDYSREIGIVAEIEKEGKRQLIGVGRLISDPDHETVEYAILITDAYQKKELGTMLTSYCVDIARSLDLKRMVAETTKDNLPMISVFKKLHFDVIFNSDSTVSVIKDLTKPEVEEVKQ from the coding sequence ATGCCAATCAGGACACTTAACAAGATCTTCAAGCCTCAGAGAATTGCTATTGTTGGAGTATCCAGCAATGAGCAGAATGTTGGAAACATTGCATTAAAGAACCTTGTCAGCGGTGGGTTCAACGGAGTTGTTTATCCTATTAACCCTAAGTATGAAGCGGTTATGGGAATACAATGTTATCCCGATATTAAGAGTCTTCCCAAAGCACCGGATCTGGTAGTAATCTGTACAGGAGCAAAAACTGTCCCCGGAATCATCAAGGAATGTGGTGAGGCCGGAGTATTGGGTATTATCATCATGTCGGCAGGATTTAAGGAATCGGGGGATGAGGGTCGGCAACTGGAAGAGCAGGTCAAGGCAGAAGTGAGAAAATATCCGGGAATGCGGGTAATTGGGCCAAACTGTTTGGGTATTATAGTACCCGGTCATAAAATGAATGTCAGTTTTGCAGCAGCCATGCCCAAGAAAGGGAATGTTGCATTCATTTCACAATCGGGAGCGTTGTGCACATCAGCGCTTGATTGGGCATTGGAGCAAAACGTAGGGTTTTCTTATTTTGTTTCCATTGGTAATACCATGGATATAGGATTTGGTGATCTTATCGATTATTTCGGGCAGGACCCGAATACCAAATCCATTGTTTTATATATTGAATCCATTGCAAAAGGCAGGGAGTTCATGACAGCGGCGCGTGCTTTTGCGCGTAAGAAACCCATTATCGTTTATAAGGCAGGGCGATTTCCTGAATCAGCAAAAGCGGCTGCATCTCATACAGGGGCGATGGCATCGGAAGACAATGTTTATGATGCGGCATTTGAGAGAGCAGGTGTAGCAAGAGTTTACGATATCGGGGATATTTTCGACTTCACGGATCTAATTGCCCGCAGAAGCATTCCTAAGGGCAGTCACCTTGCTATTGTGACCAATGCCGGAGGACCTGGTGTAATGGCTACTGACACACTGATCAGTTATGGAGGCAAGCTAGTGGAATTCACTGATGAGACCATGAACAAGCTGAATGCAGCCTTACCTCCTTTCTGGTCGCACGGCAACCCGGTAGACGTAATCGGGGATGCCCCCCCTGAAAGGCTTGCAAAAGCGACGGAAATAGTCCTGGAAGATCCAAACGTAGATGCAGTACTGGTAATTCTCACACCACAGGCTATGACCGAACCGACGGAAACCGCTCATGCCATCACCAAACTTGCTGAACATACAACCAAGCCTATCATGGCTGCCTGGTTGGGAGGAAAGAGCATGCGTGAAGGCATGCAGGTTTTCAACGCTAAAAACATTGCAGTATATCAAACACCGGAACAGGCTATACGAGCCTACATGACCCTTGTGAGGTATTCCAGGAATCTTGAGATTCTGTTCCAAACTCCAAAAGATATTCCGGTAAGCTTTGAACTCGACCGGAACAAAGTAAGGAAAGAGTTTGAAAAAATGCATTTTACAAAAGAAGAAATATTATCGGAAGATATCAGTAAAAAGCTTATAGCAGCCTACGGTATTCCAACCACTCAGCCTATCGCAGCACATTCTGCCCTGGAAGCTGCCGATATAGCCAATAAGATAGGATACCCCGTGGTAATCAAGATCCTTTCACCCGATATCACCCACAAGAGTGATATGGGCGGGGTTGCACTAAATATAAAGGATGAAAATACGGTATGGATCACATATAAAAATATGACAGAATCCATCCGTAGCAGAATGCCGGAGGCCAGAATTGAAGGAGTTACGGTTCAGCCGATGTTTAATTCGAAGGATGCTATTGAACTGATCCTTGGAATCAAGAAAGACCCCATTTTCGGAACAGCCATGTTAGTGGGTATGGGAGGAACAGCTGCCGAATTATTTAAAGACCGAACACTTGGCTTTCCCCCTCTTAATGAGCGTCTTGCCAGAAGAATGCTTGAGAATCTCAAGATATATCCATTACTCAAAGGTTACAGGGGAGACAAACGCAAGAATATCGACAAACTGATTGAAGTCATGATCCGTTTGTCATACCTGGCTGCTGATTACCCGGAAATCAATGAGCTTGATATCAACCCGTTACTTGTCACACCAGAAGATGTTATTGCTTTGGATGCCCGTATAATCATCGATAAGGACCTTGTTGGCAAGAAATTAACTCCATACTCCCATCTGATCCTTCACCCCTATCCGGAAATTTATGTAAAAAAGTTCAAACTCAACGATGGGTCACCGGTTCTTTTCAGACCGATAAAGCCGGAAGACGAGCCCATGTGGCTTGAGTTATTGGGAAGCTGCTCCAAGGAATCCATTTATTCAAGATTCAGATATAATTTCCATTACGACTCCCACGAGATTGCAACCCAGTTCTGTTATATTGACTATTCAAGGGAAATAGGCATCGTAGCAGAAATTGAAAAGGAAGGGAAGCGTCAGTTAATCGGGGTTGGGCGTTTAATTTCAGACCCGGATCATGAGACAGTTGAATACGCAATTTTGATTACAGATGCCTACCAGAAAAAAGAGTTGGGAACCATGCTTACATCTTATTGCGTAGACATAGCCAGGAGTCTGGATCTCAAACGAATGGTTGCTGAGACAACCAAGGATAACCTTCCAATGATCTCAGTATTTAAAAAGCTCCATTTTGATGTAATTTTCAATTCCGACAGCACGGTCAGTGTGATCAAGGATCTCACCAAGCCAGAGGTCGAAGAAGTAAAACAATAG